The Dunckerocampus dactyliophorus isolate RoL2022-P2 chromosome 16, RoL_Ddac_1.1, whole genome shotgun sequence nucleotide sequence AGCTTCGAAGCAGTGTGATTCAGGGAGTTTGACAAGCTTTGAGGGTTCAGGTTCATTTTACCATCTTTTATAGTGTGTTGAGGTGTTCAAGTGCACTGAATTTGAGTGTTCCATGAatctgcttttaaaaaaaaagggtctGGAAGAGTTCCAAGTGGCAGAACCTTGCTAAAGGCTGCTGCTGAAATAGTGTAGGACATATTTCTAACCGTCCAATTGGCGTTTCCCAtacatcagctgtcacaaagCATATTAGACAAGTTTGTTGCATGAAgcttttattgattttaataaacttaaatttaaaaaaatgaaggcAATTTTACCCATAATGCACTGGAGGAGGGTTTAACTTGATACTTTTTTTCACTCCTCATGAATCTTCTGCTCCTCAtctcccccctccccctcctggTCTGTGGTGGCGTTGTCGCCATCGTAGATGATGTCCTCAGGGTTTGGAGCAGGCGGACAGAAGTCTTCCTCTGGAACAATTTTGTGGAAGATCGACTCGGCCTGAGAAAGATTAAAAGTGTCATCGGTGTGTTGCCATCAgcatcaagattcaagagttttattgtcatatgcatagtaaaacaggcagttatactaggcaatgaaattcttattctgttcattctcccaagaaaagaaagaaaacacaagaaagaataagaacataagaaacattaataccaataaattaagcaacaacaacagaagagacattaatacagataaataatacaaataaataagtaaagtgttatgagtgtgtgcatgtgttgcaaAGGTGGCATCTCACCTGTCGAATGGCGTGCTCGTGACCTAGAGCGCCATCTGGTCCTGAACACAGGTACACGTTAGAGGGCACATGCTGACCTTGGACCTCCACACCTGAGCCATCCTCCATGTTGAAGTAGAGACACCAGAGGACAGACGGACGTTCCGCTGTGGACACATGATGCAAAAATGCTCTCAATTGGTCTAGCTCCCTGCTTTTATAGTGAAAAGCCCTTACCTTGGTCATGTGACTCTGGTGTGCGGAACATCCTTTTAACTACAGGAGACAAATCCTCATAGGCGGAGCCAagtgattgacaggtgaggTGAACCAAATCTGAGGAGACAGGCAAAGTGGTGGCCATGTTTTCTTTCCTTGTCCACAaagtgatgaagatgatgatctCACATGTTCCTGGCATGCACGTCATGGTGGACGGACAAAGCTCCACCATCCTGACCGCGGGATACCCCACCTCCATTGGAGGGACCGTTACAACAGAGACCTgcttgagcaaaaaaaaaacgctggtctttactgtgcatgtgcatgctcaGCGTCATGCAACTTACCTGCTGCTCAGAGTCGCTGGGCAGAATAGAGCAGTCTGTAATCAGCACAGCTCTGGAGATACACCTGAAGGAAAAAAGGTGGGCACACTCCCTCATTAACATGCCACCAATTCAAGGCAGTAGGTGTGGTCAAACCTGGTGGGTGTGGCCATCATCTTAAAGTCTGGGGACAAGTAGCTGTCTTCAAGCACAAAATGGCTGCCAGTGATTCGCTGTCCACGGCTGTCGATCACTGCTTTGCATCTGAGAGAAAGTGGGGGGAGCCACAGTGAGTCTGAGGATGAAGGAAGcgatggaggaggaggtgtggccaCCTGTTGGTGGTCTTGTCGAGCAGAAGGCAGCTGACGGGATGTCTCAGGCAGTAGACGCCTCCAAACACGGCACACATCCTGCAAGAACGATCATGTTGTGGCCACGCCCTCTTAAGCTTCAGAAGGTTTGTTGATGCTCGTCTTACCGACAAAAACACTGCGGGATCTCCCCCAGGCCGTACACCGGAAACAGGAAGGGTGTGTTACCATAGCGACCTAGGCACCGAAGGAAGTGGCGCGTGGAGGTCAAGCCGACTTCGGTGGGTGTGTCCTCGGTTACCATGGCGATGGAATGGAGCAGGAAGTGTTGCAGGTTGTCGCTGAGCTGCTGGTCACGGAGGAACTCCAAATATGTCTGTGCGCTGGAAGCTGAAAGAAACCTTGTGAGACCACATGTACAATGATGACGACGTCATCAGGTGGCATCTTCTCACCCTTGTGCTC carries:
- the chm gene encoding rab proteins geranylgeranyltransferase component A 1 isoform X1, coding for MAAEDLPSEFDVVILGTGLTESVVAAACSRVGQRVLHLDTRSYYAAKWASFTFNTLLTWIKQHQEQSQGDEVQDWSGLLAEGEEPIYVSNTDSASVSNLQVFCFTSEDQEDDDEEKSIEEESCVESEPKEKQQQTEEEEAVHTEKESDLPRPQDVASQSEPNRKITFAQLVKEGRRFNIDLVSKLMYARGSLVDLLIKSNVSRYAEFKNITRILTYRHGNVEQVPCSRADVFASRQLSVVEKRKLMRFLTSCMEETEEHKASSAQTYLEFLRDQQLSDNLQHFLLHSIAMVTEDTPTEVGLTSTRHFLRCLGRYGNTPFLFPVYGLGEIPQCFCRMCAVFGGVYCLRHPVSCLLLDKTTNRCKAVIDSRGQRITGSHFVLEDSYLSPDFKMMATPTRCISRAVLITDCSILPSDSEQQQVSVVTVPPMEVGYPAVRMVELCPSTMTCMPGTYLVHLTCQSLGSAYEDLSPVVKRMFRTPESHDQAERPSVLWCLYFNMEDGSGVEVQGQHVPSNVYLCSGPDGALGHEHAIRQAESIFHKIVPEEDFCPPAPNPEDIIYDGDNATTDQEGEGGDEEQKIHEE
- the chm gene encoding rab proteins geranylgeranyltransferase component A 1 isoform X2, which gives rise to MAAEDLPSEFDVVILGTGLTESVVAAACSRVGQRVLHLDTRSYYAAKWASFTFNTLLTWIKQHQEQSQGDEVQDWSGLLAEGEEPIYVSNTDSASVSNLQVFCFTSEDQEDDDEEKSIEEESCVESEPKEKQQQTEEEEAVHTEKESDLPRPQDVASQSEPNRKITFAQLVKEGRRFNIDLVSKLMYARGSLVDLLIKSNVSRYAEFKNITRILTYRHGNVEQVPCSRADVFASRQLSVVEKRKLMRFLTSCMEETEEHKASSAQTYLEFLRDQQLSDNLQHFLLHSIAMVTEDTPTEVGLTSTRHFLRCLGRYGNTPFLFPVYGLGEIPQCFCRMCAVFGGVYCLRHPVSCLLLDKTTNRCKAVIDSRGQRITGSHFVLEDSYLSPDFKMMATPTRCISRAVLITDCSILPSDSEQQVSVVTVPPMEVGYPAVRMVELCPSTMTCMPGTYLVHLTCQSLGSAYEDLSPVVKRMFRTPESHDQAERPSVLWCLYFNMEDGSGVEVQGQHVPSNVYLCSGPDGALGHEHAIRQAESIFHKIVPEEDFCPPAPNPEDIIYDGDNATTDQEGEGGDEEQKIHEE